Proteins from a genomic interval of Papaver somniferum cultivar HN1 chromosome 4, ASM357369v1, whole genome shotgun sequence:
- the LOC113273337 gene encoding SKP1-like protein 11, whose amino-acid sequence MSPPNTIITLKSSDGQTFDIQEAIVLQSRTLTTIVANNYGKTNIVIPVNNVRGKILANVIEYCTKHAENEYYCNDDEEEETKNWDAEFANVDAKVMRELMKASSLLNIPDLVDLLLWKMADMMHGKTLEEIHILFPAGMFAKTVVEEEEEDYWDSEWDFD is encoded by the coding sequence ATGTCGCCACCAAATACCATTATTACCTTGAAGAGTTCTGACGGACAGACTTTTGATATTCAGGAAGCCATTGTTTTGCAATCTCGAACCCTAACAACAATTGTGGCTAACAATTACGGCAAGACCAACATTGTGATTCCTGTGAATAATGTAAGAGGCAAAATTCTAGCGAACGTGATTGAGTACTGCACCAAACACGCTGAGAACGAGTACTACtgcaatgatgatgaagaagaagagacgaAGAACTGGGATGCAGAATTTGCGAATGTGGATGCGAAGGTGATGAGGGAGTTGATGAAGGCTTCAAGTTTACTTAACATACCTGATTTGGTGGATTTGTTGTTGTGGAAGATGGCGGATATGATGCATGGGAAAACACTAGAGGAGATACATATTCTATTCCCTGCAGGTATGTTCGCTAAAACAGTagtggaagaggaagaagaagattattgGGACAGTGAATGGGACTTCGACTGA
- the LOC113274404 gene encoding probable glutathione S-transferase parC: MEDDVVVLLDVWGSTYGMRIRIALAEKGIKYECIEEENILVKSPLLLEMNPVYKRVPVLIHNGKPICESLLILEYIDQVWKHKSPALLPSDAYRRGVARFWAAYLDAKIYEGTAKKVWMSSGEEQEKVSKEFIDCLKVIEKELGEKPYFSGEDEMGFVDVALIPLYCYFYPLEMFGKFSVETECPKLMNWAKKCMKKENVFGSLVEPEKIYEAMLDFRKTLRLA; this comes from the exons ATGGAGGACGATGTTGTGGTTCTTTTAGATGTTTGGGGAAGTACTTACGGAATGAGAATAAGAATCGCTTTAGCAGAAAAAGGAATCAAATACGAGTGcatagaagaagaaaacattcTTGTAAAGAGCCCTTTGCTTTTAGAAATGAATCCGGTTTACAAAAGGGTTCCTGTTTTGATACATAACGGGAAACCTATTTGTGAATCACTCTTGATTCTTGAATATATTGATCAAGTTTGGAAACACAAGTCTCCTGCTCTTTTACCAAGTGATGCTTACCGGCGGGGGGTCGCTAGATTCTGGGCCGCATATCTAGATGCAAAG ATATACGAAGGAACTGCGAAGAAGGTGTGGATGAGTAGCGGAGAAGAACAAGAAAAAGTTAGTAAAGAGTTTATAGATTGCTTGAAGGTGATAGAAAAAGAGCTTGGAGAAAAGCCTTATTTCAGTGGTGAAGACGAGATGGGGTTTGTAGATGTGGCTTTGATTCCCTTGTACTGTTATTTTTATCCTCTTGAGATGTTTGGCAAGTTCAGTGTAGAAACTGAGTGTCCTAAGTTAATGAATTGGgcgaaaaagtgtatgaagaaaGAAAATGTGTTTGGGTCACTTGTTGAACCAGAAAAGATATATGAAGCCATGTTGGACTTCAGAAAGACCTTGCGACTAGCGTAG
- the LOC113271695 gene encoding glucose-6-phosphate 1-dehydrogenase, chloroplastic-like has translation MAALSSSTCYSSSSSLYSPSSSSSGNYVRSVSISSVSKRFLPKKISLSSPRYWNVVNMQDGAVTAKTTPLLENEIPVKEEKAKVGGLSVEEEILNVVGSIPDENETVSITVVGASGDLAKKKIFPALFALYYEDCLPKHFTVFGYARSKMTDEELRDMVSRTLTCRIDKRENCSEKMEQFLARCFYHSGQYDSENNFKELDKKLKEHEGARVSNRLFYLSIPPNIFINVVKSASCSASSSNGWTRVIVEKPFGRDSESSAALTRGLKEYLVEDQIFRIDHYLGKELVENLSVLRFSNLIFEPLWSRQYIRNVQFIFSEDFGTEGRGGYFDSYGIIRDIMQNHLLQILALFAMETPVSLDAEDIRNEKVKVLRSMRPLQLDNVVVGQYKSCTKGGINYPGYTDDETVPKNSITPTFAAAALFIDNARWDGVPFLMKAGKALHTRRAEIRVQFRHVPGNLYKKNFGMDLDRATNELVIRVQPDEAIYLKINNKVPGLGMKLDRSNLNLHYAARYSKEIPDAYERLLLDAIEGERRLFIRSDELDAAWALFTPLLKELEEKKIVPELYPYGSRGPVGAHYLSAKYNVRWGDISSADCQNE, from the exons ATGGCAGCCCTTTCTTCGTCAACTTGctattcatcatcctcatcactctattctccttcttcttcttcatctgggAATTATGTACGCAGTGTATCAATTTCTTCAGTATCTAAGAGATTCTTACCTAAGAAGATCTCTTTATCATCACCTCGATATTGGAATGTTGTTAACATGCAAGATG GTGCAGTGACTGCTAAAACAACACCATTACTTGAAAATGAAATTCCTGTCAAGGAGGAAAAAGCGAAAGTGGGTGGTTTATCAGTGGAAGAAGAAATACTTAATGTTGTTGGTTCAATTCCCGATGAAAATGAGACAGTTAGTATCACTGTAGTTGGAGCTTCAGGTGACCTTGCTAAGAAGAAGATATTTCCTGCCCTTTTCGCACTTTATTACGAAGATTGTTTACCCAAG CATTTCACTGTGTTCGGATATGCTCGGAGTAAGATGACTGATGAGGAACTACGAGACATGGTTAGCAGGACTCTTACTTGCAGAATTGATAAAAG GGAGAACTGTAGTGAAAAGATGGAGCAGTTCTTAGCAAGATGCTTCTACCATTCTGGTCAGTATGACTCGGAGAACAATTTCAAGGAGCTAGACAAGAAGCTGAAGGAGCATGAG GGTGCAAGGGTTTCAAACCGTCTTTTCTATCTATCGATCCCTCCAAATATATTTATAAATGTTGTAAAATCTGCAAGCTGCTCAGCATCTTCTTCTAATGGCTGGACTAGGGTCATTGTTGAGAAGCCCTTCGGCCGAGACTCTGAATCCTCTGCTGCTTTAACAAGAGGCTTAAAGGAGTACTTAGTGGAGGATCAAATTTTCAG AATTGATCACTATTTGGGGAAGGAACTAGTGGAAAACCTTTCTGTTCTTCGTTTCTCCAATCTTATCTTTGAACCTTTATGGTCAAGACAATACATAAGGAATGTTCAATTTATCTTCTCAGAAGACTTCGGTACTGAAGGACGAGGAGG GTACTTCGACAGTTATGGTATTATAAGAGACATTATGCAGAACCATCTGCTTCAAATATTAGCCCTTTTCGCGATGGAGACTCCTGTCAGTTTGGATGCTGAAGACATCAGAAATGAAAAG GTAAAAGTTCTACGCTCAATGAGGCCTTTGCAACTTGACAACGTGGTGGTTGGACAGTATAAAAGTTGCACTAAGGGGGGTATTAACTATCCAGGCTACACAGATGATGAGACAGTACCTAAAAATAGCATAACCCCGACATTTGCAGCGGCTGCACTCTTTATAGATAATGCCAGATGGGATGGAGTTCCCTTTTTAATGAAAGCTGGGAAAGCCTTACATACTAGAAG AGCAGAGATCAGGGTACAATTCAGGCATGTTCCTGGTAATTTGTACAAGAAGAATTTTGGAATGGACCTGGACCGAGCAACAAATGAACTTGTCATCAGAGTGCAGCCTGATGAAGCTATTTATTTGAAAATCAACAACAAAGTCCCTGGTTTGGGCATGAAGTTGGACCGCAGTAATCTAAACCTTCATTATGCAGCAAG ATACTCCAAGGAGATTCCAGATGCTTACGAGAGACTGTTACTTGATGCAATTGAAGGAGAACGACGTTTATTCATCAGGAGTGACGAACTGGATGCTGCATGGGCCCtcttcacacctctgctgaaagaGCTAGAGGAGAAGAAGATAGTCCCTGAGTTGTATCCTTATGGTAGTCGAGGACCTGTTGGCGCTCATTATCTTTCAGCTAAGTATAATGTTCGATGGGGTGATATCAGTAGTGCAGACTGCCAGAATGAGTGA